One genomic region from Trueperaceae bacterium encodes:
- a CDS encoding iron ABC transporter permease — protein MRPSPTPRLAGAIATLFLAAFLAVPLAVILARSLAPSAGEPFGAGFLAALTDPYYLGRLGFTLGQALLSTALTVVVGLPTALLLARYRFRGKRVLTAAFTVPFVMPTVVAGIGFLALVGPRGVLGVDLRNTLAIVLLAHVFYNFAVVARTVSGFLEGVAPRLEAAAATLGATPWRVVARVTLPLALPATFASALLVFLFCFTSFGVVLILAPAPAFATLEVEVYRLSARLLDLDAAAALASVQLVLLLAVGFVYTRLQERLAVSVAPGDATRRPRGPERLVILAALLVTGALVLGPLGALVTRSLAAPDGSWPSTRNYATLLVPASTVGFTGLWNALRNSLLFATFSTALALAVGFLFSHAIVRGGWRWLDQASLLPLVVSPITLAFGYLLTYPLLVGSPWGVPVAHALLAFPFVTRTLLPAYRAQPPALAAAAATLGAGPLRALWRVDLPLLKPAFLTAAAFAFAISMGEFGATLLLVRPEFATLPVAIFDRLGRPGAANYGSAMALAVVLMTLTAVVMLLLQRRGRSEF, from the coding sequence ATGCGGCCGAGCCCGACCCCACGCCTGGCCGGCGCCATCGCCACGCTCTTCCTGGCGGCGTTCCTCGCCGTGCCGCTCGCCGTGATCCTCGCGCGCAGCCTCGCCCCGAGCGCCGGCGAGCCGTTCGGCGCGGGGTTCCTGGCGGCGCTGACCGACCCTTACTACTTGGGGCGCCTAGGCTTCACGCTCGGCCAGGCGCTGCTCTCGACGGCGCTCACGGTGGTCGTCGGCCTGCCGACCGCCCTCCTCCTCGCCCGCTACCGCTTCCGGGGCAAGCGGGTCCTGACGGCCGCTTTCACGGTGCCGTTCGTGATGCCGACGGTCGTGGCCGGCATCGGGTTCCTCGCTCTCGTCGGTCCGCGCGGGGTGCTGGGGGTCGACCTGCGGAACACGCTCGCCATCGTCCTCCTCGCGCACGTCTTCTACAACTTCGCCGTCGTGGCGCGCACGGTCTCTGGCTTCCTCGAGGGCGTCGCCCCACGGCTGGAGGCGGCGGCGGCCACCCTCGGCGCGACGCCCTGGCGCGTCGTGGCGCGCGTCACCCTCCCCCTTGCGCTGCCGGCCACGTTCGCGTCCGCGCTGCTCGTCTTCCTGTTCTGCTTCACGAGCTTCGGCGTCGTGCTCATCCTGGCGCCTGCGCCGGCCTTCGCGACGTTGGAGGTCGAGGTCTACCGCCTGAGCGCGCGGCTGCTCGACCTGGACGCCGCCGCAGCCCTCGCCTCGGTGCAGCTCGTCCTGCTACTCGCGGTCGGTTTCGTCTACACGCGCCTGCAAGAGCGCTTGGCAGTGAGCGTCGCGCCGGGCGACGCCACGCGGCGGCCCCGCGGGCCGGAGCGCCTGGTCATCCTCGCGGCGCTCCTCGTCACCGGCGCGCTGGTCCTCGGCCCGCTCGGCGCCCTCGTGACGCGCTCGCTCGCCGCGCCTGACGGGAGCTGGCCCTCGACGCGGAACTACGCGACCCTCCTGGTCCCGGCGTCGACGGTCGGCTTCACCGGCCTCTGGAACGCCCTGCGCAACTCGCTCCTCTTCGCCACCTTCAGCACGGCCCTCGCCCTCGCCGTCGGGTTCCTCTTCTCCCACGCCATCGTCCGCGGTGGGTGGCGTTGGCTCGACCAGGCGAGCCTGCTGCCGCTGGTCGTCAGCCCGATCACGCTGGCATTCGGCTACCTCCTCACGTACCCGCTCCTCGTGGGCTCCCCCTGGGGCGTGCCCGTCGCGCACGCGCTCCTGGCGTTCCCGTTCGTGACGCGCACGCTCCTGCCCGCGTACCGCGCCCAGCCGCCCGCGCTCGCGGCGGCGGCGGCGACCCTCGGAGCCGGACCGCTCAGGGCGCTATGGCGCGTCGACCTCCCGCTCCTCAAGCCGGCGTTCCTGACGGCCGCCGCCTTCGCCTTCGCCATCTCGATGGGCGAGTTCGGGGCAACGCTGCTCCTGGTGCGGCCCGAGTTCGCCACCCTGCCGGTCGCCATCTTCGACCGGCTGGGCAGACCGGGAGCGGCCAACTACGGCTCGGCCATGGCGCTCGCCGTGGTGCTCATGACGCTGACCGCGGTCGTCATGCTCCTCCTGCAGCGCAGGGGCAGGAGCGAGTTCTGA
- a CDS encoding thioesterase family protein, whose amino-acid sequence MSEGETTPNAYFVRESTTRLRPTRYVGGAWNPAEYHVAPLFGALAHAIEVDAAARGRGDLQVARVTYDILGTVPVEPVEIEVELVRPGRTIELVSARLSHAGRPAVVARAWLAAAYATAHMAGTALPRIPGPADTPPAELGDYWYGEFVRSVELRRSQSEPGRATGWVRTGLELIAGERVSPTATVLGLIDVANGMSPRVAMDEAAFPNLDLTVHLFRAPAAGWLGLDTTVAFGPTGLGMTRSVLHDESGPFGALAQALTVRPVVG is encoded by the coding sequence ATGAGTGAAGGCGAGACGACGCCGAACGCCTACTTCGTCCGCGAATCGACCACGCGCCTCCGGCCCACCAGGTACGTGGGCGGGGCCTGGAACCCCGCCGAGTACCACGTCGCGCCGCTCTTCGGTGCGCTGGCCCACGCCATCGAGGTGGACGCCGCCGCACGCGGACGCGGCGACCTGCAGGTCGCGCGCGTGACCTACGACATCCTGGGCACCGTGCCCGTCGAGCCCGTCGAGATCGAGGTCGAGCTCGTGCGGCCCGGTAGGACGATCGAGCTCGTGAGCGCGCGCCTCAGCCACGCGGGCAGGCCCGCCGTCGTCGCCCGCGCCTGGCTGGCCGCGGCCTACGCGACGGCCCACATGGCGGGCACGGCGCTGCCCCGCATACCGGGTCCGGCCGACACGCCCCCGGCGGAGCTCGGCGACTACTGGTACGGCGAGTTCGTGCGCTCGGTCGAGCTCCGACGCTCGCAGAGCGAACCGGGTCGCGCGACCGGCTGGGTGCGCACGGGCCTCGAGCTCATCGCGGGCGAGCGCGTCAGCCCGACCGCCACGGTCCTCGGCCTGATCGACGTCGCCAACGGCATGTCGCCGCGCGTGGCCATGGACGAGGCCGCCTTCCCGAACCTCGACCTGACGGTGCACCTCTTCCGCGCGCCGGCAGCGGGTTGGCTCGGGCTCGACACGACCGTCGCGTTCGGGCCGACGGGCCTCGGCATGACACGCAGCGTCCTCCACGACGAGTCCGGGCCGTTCGGCGCCCTGGCGCAGGCGCTCACGGTCAGGCCGGTGGTGGGCTAG
- a CDS encoding LLM class flavin-dependent oxidoreductase — protein sequence MSIPLSVLDLVPVPPDGSATDAFRNSVELARLAEAAGYRRVWVAEHHNTPAFASMSTATLIAVLARETTSIRVGSGGVMLPNHSPLKVAEDFLTLEALYPGRIDLGLGRAPGTDQVTALALRRSADHLAADDFPEQVEMLRAYAGESDFLGGHPLGRVSAALPGVKLPPLWILGSSMYGARYAAQTGRGYSFAFHFSPDHAVPALRAYRDGFRPSAELAAPYAILGVSVICAGTAERAEELARGHDLMWLRIRRNERGPLPTAEEVAAYRFTPEEAAMAEHSRRMLVWGTPDRVRSRLLELAERLEVDELIVTTHIAAHEERMRSYALLAEAFA from the coding sequence ATGAGCATCCCACTCTCCGTCTTGGACCTCGTGCCCGTCCCACCCGACGGCAGCGCCACGGATGCGTTCCGCAACAGCGTCGAGCTCGCCCGCCTCGCGGAAGCGGCGGGCTACCGCCGGGTCTGGGTCGCCGAGCATCACAACACCCCGGCGTTCGCCTCGATGTCCACTGCCACCCTGATCGCCGTCCTGGCCCGCGAGACTACGAGCATCCGCGTCGGCTCCGGCGGCGTCATGCTGCCGAACCACTCGCCGCTGAAGGTAGCCGAGGACTTCCTCACGCTCGAGGCGTTGTACCCGGGCCGTATCGACCTTGGCCTTGGGCGCGCCCCGGGGACCGACCAGGTCACGGCGCTCGCGCTGCGACGCAGCGCCGACCACCTCGCCGCGGACGACTTCCCGGAGCAGGTCGAGATGCTTCGAGCCTACGCGGGCGAGTCGGACTTCCTGGGGGGCCACCCGTTGGGTCGTGTGAGCGCCGCGCTGCCTGGCGTGAAGCTCCCGCCCCTCTGGATCCTGGGATCGAGCATGTACGGCGCTCGGTACGCGGCCCAGACCGGGCGCGGCTACTCCTTCGCCTTCCACTTCAGTCCCGATCACGCCGTCCCCGCTCTACGTGCCTACCGCGACGGCTTCCGGCCCTCGGCCGAGCTGGCCGCGCCGTACGCGATCCTCGGCGTCTCCGTCATCTGCGCCGGCACGGCCGAGCGGGCCGAGGAGTTGGCGCGTGGGCACGACCTCATGTGGCTGCGGATAAGGCGCAACGAGCGAGGGCCCCTACCGACGGCCGAGGAGGTCGCGGCCTACCGGTTCACGCCGGAGGAGGCCGCGATGGCCGAGCACTCGCGCCGCATGCTCGTGTGGGGCACGCCGGACCGCGTGCGCTCTCGGCTCCTGGAGCTGGCGGAGCGGCTCGAGGTCGACGAGCTCATCGTCACCACCCACATCGCGGCGCACGAGGAGCGCATGCGGTCTTACGCGTTGCTCGCGGAGGCGTTCGCCTGA
- a CDS encoding DMT family transporter — MLGRAVNRGGKLGPLVVTAVSMGAGALVLLGAGAFVQGLPALSARGWLIVVWLALVNTAFAFTLWNLTLRRLSATESSVINNTMLVQIAVLAYFFLGEPLGIRQVVAFGLVVVGTLVVQLRREGVR; from the coding sequence CTGCTCGGCAGGGCCGTCAACCGCGGCGGCAAGCTCGGGCCGCTCGTCGTGACCGCGGTGAGCATGGGAGCCGGGGCCTTGGTGCTGCTAGGGGCCGGGGCGTTCGTGCAAGGCCTGCCGGCGCTCTCGGCGCGCGGCTGGCTGATCGTGGTGTGGCTGGCGCTCGTCAACACCGCCTTCGCGTTCACGCTGTGGAACCTCACGTTGCGTAGGCTCTCGGCCACCGAATCGAGCGTCATCAACAACACGATGCTGGTGCAGATCGCCGTGCTCGCCTACTTCTTCCTGGGTGAGCCGCTCGGAATCAGGCAGGTCGTGGCCTTCGGGCTGGTCGTCGTCGGGACGCTCGTCGTGCAGTTGCGGCGCGAAGGGGTGCGATGA
- a CDS encoding chloride channel protein — translation MPFRRAYVTWLLRLDKTSRLVLLSVIVGFVGAGGAHLFLWMVNVASDLFIVGIAGMPALEPEQAVALGASPAQPVLNWLIPVSTTLGGLLVGLLIAAVAPEAEGHGTDAAIRSFHRLGGYVRTRIPIVKTVASAITIGSGGSAGREGPTAQIASGFGAITATWLKLPDDERRTLMLAGMAAGLSAIFRSPLGTAIFAVEVLYSSLAFESAALVFTFIGAATAYAVSGTFTGFAPLFELSAGISFTGVRELGWYALLGVAAGLLAVLVPLVYYAVRDWFSALKLRAFLKPALGGLAMGLIGMVFPQLLGSGYGWMQLALDGHLGLWLMLALAVGKLVTMALTIGSGGSGGTFAPSLYVGVMLGGFMAAGLGAITPSAPPPQTFAVVGMAAVFAGAARVPLATLIMVAEMTGGYQLILPTMMAVAISFMVQERISRGMKYPTLHEDAVAHPGDSPVHQAEYLQTVVRLLKQRAVTLDPAVVDSELVKRLQQGDSVPLAGGQELVFMAQVPEGSGLAGVPLRALALPAEVLLMSVLRGDQAIIPDGSTELHAGDRLTVVATEDSMGAFKRRLSQVTD, via the coding sequence ATGCCGTTCCGAAGGGCGTACGTGACCTGGCTCCTCAGACTCGACAAGACCTCAAGGCTGGTGCTCCTCAGCGTCATCGTCGGCTTCGTAGGCGCCGGCGGGGCCCATCTCTTCCTGTGGATGGTCAACGTCGCCAGCGACCTGTTCATCGTGGGCATCGCGGGCATGCCGGCCCTCGAGCCCGAACAGGCGGTGGCGCTCGGGGCCTCGCCGGCACAACCGGTGCTCAACTGGTTGATCCCCGTGTCCACGACCTTGGGGGGCCTGCTGGTCGGGCTGCTGATCGCCGCCGTGGCGCCGGAGGCAGAGGGGCACGGCACGGACGCCGCCATCCGCTCGTTCCACCGCCTCGGCGGCTATGTCAGGACGCGCATCCCCATCGTCAAGACCGTCGCGAGCGCCATCACCATCGGCTCCGGCGGCTCCGCCGGTCGCGAGGGCCCAACGGCGCAGATCGCCTCCGGTTTCGGCGCCATCACCGCTACTTGGTTGAAGCTCCCGGACGACGAACGGCGCACGCTCATGCTGGCGGGCATGGCTGCCGGGCTGTCCGCCATCTTCCGCAGCCCGCTCGGCACGGCTATCTTCGCAGTCGAGGTGCTCTACAGCAGCCTTGCCTTCGAGAGCGCCGCCCTCGTGTTCACGTTCATCGGCGCGGCCACCGCCTACGCCGTCAGCGGCACGTTCACGGGCTTCGCGCCCCTGTTCGAGCTGAGCGCAGGCATCAGCTTCACCGGCGTGCGCGAACTGGGGTGGTACGCCCTCCTCGGCGTGGCCGCCGGGCTCCTCGCCGTGCTCGTTCCGCTCGTCTACTACGCCGTGCGCGATTGGTTCTCCGCGCTCAAGCTGCGCGCCTTCCTCAAGCCTGCGCTCGGCGGCCTCGCCATGGGGCTGATCGGGATGGTGTTCCCGCAGCTCCTCGGCAGCGGTTACGGGTGGATGCAGCTCGCCCTCGACGGCCATTTGGGGCTATGGCTGATGCTCGCGTTGGCGGTCGGCAAGCTCGTCACGATGGCCCTCACCATCGGCTCGGGAGGGTCCGGGGGCACGTTCGCCCCGAGCCTGTACGTCGGCGTGATGCTAGGGGGCTTCATGGCCGCTGGTCTCGGCGCCATCACGCCGTCGGCGCCACCCCCGCAGACGTTCGCGGTGGTGGGCATGGCGGCCGTGTTCGCCGGGGCCGCGAGGGTTCCCCTGGCCACGCTCATCATGGTCGCCGAGATGACGGGCGGTTACCAGCTCATCCTGCCGACCATGATGGCGGTCGCCATCAGCTTCATGGTCCAGGAGCGCATCAGCCGCGGCATGAAGTACCCCACCCTGCACGAAGACGCGGTGGCTCACCCCGGCGACAGCCCCGTCCATCAGGCCGAGTACCTGCAGACCGTGGTCAGGCTCCTCAAGCAACGCGCCGTCACGCTCGACCCCGCGGTCGTCGACAGCGAACTCGTGAAGCGCCTGCAGCAAGGTGACAGCGTGCCGTTGGCGGGCGGTCAGGAGCTCGTCTTCATGGCGCAGGTCCCCGAGGGGAGCGGCCTGGCGGGCGTGCCGCTGCGCGCCCTCGCGCTCCCGGCCGAGGTACTGCTCATGAGCGTGCTAAGGGGCGACCAGGCGATCATCCCGGACGGCTCCACCGAGCTGCACGCGGGCGACAGGCTGACGGTCGTGGCGACCGAGGACTCGATGGGCGCCTTCAAGCGCCGGTTGTCACAGGTGACCGACTAG
- a CDS encoding MFS transporter, which produces MSSATISTRDRNYILAGILLAMFLAAIDQTIVSTALPKIVEDLGGLDRYAWVFTAYLMVSTVLVPIYGKLADMFDRKKVELWAIGLFLSGSFLCGLAGEFGTLPLLGDGMTQLIVFRAFQGLGGAGLLGLAFIIIADLFPPAERGKYQGLVGSVFGIASVLGPLIGGFLTDHGGGLIPGIAGWRWVFYVNLPFGILALWFVTTRMPRLVPRGERGSLDLLSVVLLFGGLGPLVLGLQLDKTEHPWGSPTTLVLLGVGVVVLVLFVLRSFFARSPILDLTLFKDSVFRTANIAVFFLGAAFLSLVAFLPLFMVNVLGVSATRAGLSLVPLSLGVTVGSTIAGQLVSRLGHYRRILLVAGVLLLVGIYLLSRMGPDVPYWRVTLFMVIVGLGLGPSMPLYTLAVQNSVDFRKIGQATSAVQFFRQIGGALGTALLGTVLTTGLVNAFATNMPAGAAAGGGLGGQGGIAAEGSTSGGADAIAQGIADQFEATYEELAAAVSSGDDGAVSRALNESALPDAAVTGILAGYSATKSSEAGRTAFLERLREEFTSQVQTLTAQVVRAVRVSFATAVTHIYFIVGFIVLAGWLVTWFLPEKPLRKTHGVVAGE; this is translated from the coding sequence GTGAGCAGTGCCACCATCTCGACACGCGACCGGAACTACATCCTCGCCGGCATCCTCCTGGCCATGTTCCTCGCGGCCATCGACCAGACGATCGTCTCCACGGCACTCCCCAAGATCGTCGAGGACCTCGGGGGCCTCGACCGCTACGCGTGGGTGTTCACCGCGTACCTGATGGTCTCGACGGTGCTGGTGCCGATCTACGGCAAGCTCGCGGACATGTTCGACCGGAAGAAGGTCGAGCTCTGGGCCATCGGCCTGTTCCTGAGCGGCTCGTTCCTGTGCGGGCTGGCCGGTGAGTTCGGCACGCTGCCGCTGCTCGGCGACGGCATGACGCAACTCATCGTCTTCCGCGCCTTCCAGGGGCTCGGCGGCGCCGGGCTGCTCGGGCTCGCGTTCATCATCATCGCCGACCTCTTCCCGCCCGCCGAGCGCGGCAAGTACCAGGGCCTGGTCGGCAGCGTGTTCGGGATCGCGAGCGTGCTCGGACCGCTCATCGGTGGCTTCCTGACGGACCACGGCGGCGGCCTGATCCCCGGCATCGCCGGCTGGCGCTGGGTCTTCTACGTGAACCTGCCGTTCGGCATCCTGGCTCTCTGGTTCGTCACCACGCGCATGCCGCGCCTGGTCCCGAGAGGGGAGAGGGGGAGCCTCGACCTGCTCTCCGTCGTGCTCCTGTTCGGCGGGCTCGGGCCGTTGGTGCTCGGGCTGCAGCTCGACAAGACCGAGCACCCGTGGGGCTCGCCGACCACGCTGGTCCTCCTCGGCGTCGGCGTGGTCGTCCTCGTTCTGTTCGTCCTGCGCTCCTTCTTCGCGAGGAGCCCGATCCTCGATCTGACCCTCTTCAAGGACTCGGTCTTCCGCACGGCCAACATCGCAGTGTTCTTCCTTGGCGCGGCCTTCCTCAGCTTGGTCGCGTTCCTGCCGCTGTTCATGGTCAACGTGCTCGGCGTGTCCGCCACGCGCGCCGGCCTGAGCCTCGTGCCGCTGTCGCTCGGCGTGACGGTCGGCTCGACGATCGCGGGCCAGCTCGTCTCGCGCCTCGGGCACTACCGGCGCATCCTCCTCGTCGCTGGCGTCCTGCTGCTGGTAGGCATCTACCTCCTCTCGCGCATGGGCCCGGACGTGCCCTACTGGCGCGTCACGCTCTTCATGGTGATAGTCGGCCTCGGCCTCGGGCCGTCCATGCCCCTCTACACGCTGGCCGTCCAGAACTCGGTCGACTTCCGGAAGATCGGCCAGGCGACCAGCGCCGTCCAGTTCTTCAGGCAGATAGGCGGCGCCCTCGGCACCGCGCTCCTCGGCACCGTGCTCACCACCGGGCTCGTGAACGCCTTCGCCACCAACATGCCGGCCGGCGCCGCGGCGGGCGGGGGCCTGGGTGGGCAGGGCGGCATAGCGGCCGAGGGCTCCACCTCCGGGGGCGCGGACGCGATAGCCCAGGGCATCGCGGATCAGTTCGAGGCGACCTACGAGGAGTTGGCCGCGGCGGTGAGTTCCGGTGACGACGGGGCGGTCTCGCGCGCGCTCAACGAGTCGGCCCTGCCGGACGCGGCGGTGACCGGCATCCTGGCCGGCTACTCGGCGACGAAGAGCAGCGAGGCTGGACGGACCGCCTTCCTCGAGCGTCTGCGCGAGGAGTTCACGAGCCAGGTGCAGACGCTCACCGCCCAGGTCGTACGGGCGGTGCGCGTGTCGTTCGCGACCGCCGTGACGCACATCTACTTCATCGTCGGGTTCATCGTCCTCGCCGGCTGGCTCGTCACCTGGTTCCTGCCGGAGAAGCCGCTGCGCAAGACGCACGGGGTCGTGGCGGGGGAGTGA